The DNA window CACCAACACGTCGGTGAACCCGGCCCGCTCGACGGCGGTCGCCTTCTTCGCCGAAACCGGTGCGCCCGGTCAGCTCTGGCTGTTCTGGGTGGCGCCCCTTGTCGGCGGCGCCCTTGGAGGACTGATCTGGAAGACGCTGCTCGCAGGAAAAGACGACTGACAACCCGGCTGGGCCCAAAACAGCACTGGATGTGAGAGTGCGCCGGCCTTCATCGCGTGGACGACAGGCCGGCGCCATCACTCCAGCGTCGCATATCCGATCGAAAGGAGACGGGTGAAAGCAGCGATATCCTTGTCGCGAATCTCCAGCTCGCCTGTCAGCAAACGCCGCCAGGCAAAACCCATCACCACCTCCCACAGGACAGTGGGCGCCACCTCGGGGCGGACTTCCCCGTTCGTCTTGCGCCTGTCGATCATGGTGCAGAACGCCTGCCGGCGCTCCTCGTTGTACGCCGCCAGTGCCGCTTGCGCCTTTGCGTCGCCTTGAGCCTCGGCAATGATACCGCGAAAGATCGCGCCGGCCTCTCCCTCGCGCCAGAAGCGCAAGAGGCCGCGCAAAAAGTCCGAAAGATCATCCTCCAGCGTGCCAGGAACTGCCCCACCACCATCGCGCTTCTGACGCTGATAGACATCAAGCAGCAGCGCCGCCCTGGACGGCCACCAGCGGTAGATCGTCGGCTTGCCGGCATGCGCCCGCCGCGCCACGGCCTCGATGGAGAACCGGCCGTAGCCGACCTCGGCAAGAACCTCCTGCGCTGCGGTCAGGATCGCTTCCTGGCTCGCCGGATTGCGCCGTGCGCCGATGGATTTCCGGGTTTTGGCCGCGCGTTGCGTCGTCGAATCCAAGGTTGCCGTATCCCGCTCACGTTGTTTCCATCGAGAGGATAGTCCGATTGGACCGGATTGCCACATGCCAGCCGTCATGGAGGGCATGATCCGGCACCGCGGCGATCCGGCATCTTCCGCATTCGAAAACGCAACGCATCCTCGACACTTCGCTCAGAAGCTGGCGGGCAGACCTTGCGCCGGGCAACCACATCGGGCAAAGGGGAAACGCCCTGCTCCGGAGGCTTCTGAATCATGTCGACGACCGTTTCCCCGCTTGCCCCCACGACCTATCCCGAAATGCCCGTTGTCGAGGGCGTCCGCTTTGCGACCGCCGAAGCCGGGATCAAATACAAGGGACGCACGGACGTCCTGCTGCTGGAGATGAGCGAGGGCACGACGGTCGCCGGCGTCTTCACGAAATCGAAGTGCCCGTCCGCGCCGGTGGAATGGTGCCAGGCCAATCTCGCGGGCGGCAAGGCGCGCGCGCTCGTGGTGAACTCGGGCAACGCCAACGC is part of the Hartmannibacter diazotrophicus genome and encodes:
- a CDS encoding TetR/AcrR family transcriptional regulator, whose protein sequence is MPSMTAGMWQSGPIGLSSRWKQRERDTATLDSTTQRAAKTRKSIGARRNPASQEAILTAAQEVLAEVGYGRFSIEAVARRAHAGKPTIYRWWPSRAALLLDVYQRQKRDGGGAVPGTLEDDLSDFLRGLLRFWREGEAGAIFRGIIAEAQGDAKAQAALAAYNEERRQAFCTMIDRRKTNGEVRPEVAPTVLWEVVMGFAWRRLLTGELEIRDKDIAAFTRLLSIGYATLE